Genomic window (Waddliaceae bacterium):
TTTCAAGATAATACAAAAGTACAATAAACCTGTTATTTGGAGACTTGCAGACATGAACGCATTTACTGGCGGGTGTCATTATGATAACGACTGTGATAAATTTACTAATGGTTGTGGAGCATGCCCAAGCCTGTGTAGTAATGACGATAACGACTTGTCACATAAAATATGGGCGCGCAAAAACAATATTTTCAAGGCATTGCCACCAGAACAGCTTCACATTGTAACATTAAGCACATGGATATCACAGAAGGTGAAAAAAAGTCCGTTTTTTTCAAGGTTCCCTGTCTCGCAGATACCTAACGGAGTTGATCTAAATGTATTTAAACCTATTAGAAAGTCGGTGGTAAGGGAAGCCATGGATATTCCAGATAAAAAAAAGGTCGTTTTACTGATAGCATGTAATTTAGCAGAGGAAAGAAAAGGAACGAAATATGCTATTGAAGCATTAAATATGATACAGGCCCCAGAAGAATATGTTATTATCACAATAGGTAGTTTCGCTCAAAAAATACCCACGGAGCTACAACACATCCATTTTAATAGTATTACAGATAAAAGGTTGTTGTCGCTTTTTTATAATGCCGCCGATCTATTTGTAATTCCTTCGCTACAAGATAATTTCCCTAACACAGTAACAGAGTCTATAGCCTGCGGAACGCCCGTTGTAGGCTTTAATATTGGTGGTATCCCAGATGTAATTGAAACAGGAACACATGGTTATCTTGTTAATAAAATTGATAGCAAAGAAATGAGTGATAAAATCCATGAATTCTTCAGTGATTCCGATAAGCGCAAAAAAATGTCTTTGAATTGTATCGAGAAAGCAAAAAAGGAATATGACTTGTCT
Coding sequences:
- a CDS encoding glycosyltransferase: NGDINKYKDRTEEIFSDDRSLVDMKGFIEDIKECDVVHLHWVARFIDYERFFKIIQKYNKPVIWRLADMNAFTGGCHYDNDCDKFTNGCGACPSLCSNDDNDLSHKIWARKNNIFKALPPEQLHIVTLSTWISQKVKKSPFFSRFPVSQIPNGVDLNVFKPIRKSVVREAMDIPDKKKVVLLIACNLAEERKGTKYAIEALNMIQAPEEYVIITIGSFAQKIPTELQHIHFNSITDKRLLSLFYNAADLFVIPSLQDNFPNTVTESIACGTPVVGFNIGGIPDVIETGTHGYLVNKIDSKEMSDKIHEFFSDSDKRKKMSLNCIEKAKKEYDLSKQAKKYMELYANMS